A part of Phoenix dactylifera cultivar Barhee BC4 chromosome 2, palm_55x_up_171113_PBpolish2nd_filt_p, whole genome shotgun sequence genomic DNA contains:
- the LOC103717300 gene encoding U-box domain-containing protein 52 isoform X2, which produces MEEVDELSPSVLTIAVAVNGSKNSKYALAWALEKFVPKRRVSFSLLYVRPKITLVPTPFGNYLPINDVRDDIALAYKEEIKWQTEMLLLPYKKMCAKRQVETKVVVIEAEDVSNAITKEVARCSMSKLVIGASSGNPFIRKFKGGKLSSRISGCISSLCTVYIISNGKLLFVRSSASGLDAISFASETDESIKDESDSEFTDTDGEANFCLPHAPTRPIQRNLAFSSREHKRSTSADTALTKARVAGTRHTRFLSLGTDEDAMSYRSNISEMQCSDITMSSCKSSQTDQSWNSDQCSTSENPRKSSVSGSKVDIDCELARLRIELRHLQGMYEFAQNESVNTSHQINELSARRIEEAVKLEEVRTREKKAQEVAQQEKKRREAAEREAEYVRERAEKEALQRKDVEKIIAHEADEKKRLEKALSCNGVQFRNYTWEEIESATSSFSDVFKIGLGANGTVYKGSLHHTSVAVKILHSNDCYRTKQFKRELEVLGRLRHPHLLLLLGACPDRRCLVYEYMENGSLADRLQSKDGTAPLPWFYRYRIAWEIASALAFLHYSKPEPIIHRDLKPENILLDGNFVSKVGDVGLSTILPSVDYSVYTSCKDTAPVGTFFYIDPEYQRTGLVSPQSDTYALGMVILELLTAKSPMGLAHIVENALQGSCLMDVLDSRAGQWPPEETQELAFLGLSCLEMRRKDRPDLKDQVLPWLERLKDFANNAHDLARQATSIPPSYFICPLLKRVMDDPCIASDGYTYNRNAIETWLRTNDKSPMTNLPLPNKDLIPNQTLLSAIKDRKSRTQ; this is translated from the exons ATGGAGGAAGTAGATGAGTTGTCTCCTTCAGTGTTAACTATTGCAGTGGCAGTCAATGGGAGTAAAAACAGCAAATATGCACTTGCATGGGCTTTGGAGAAATTTGTTCCTAAAAGGAGAGTTTCATTTAGTCTTCTATATGTCCGCCCGAAGATTACGTTGGTTCCGACACCAT TTGGAAACTATCTTCCCATTAATGATGTGCGGGATGACATTGCCCTTGCATACAAGGAAGAGATAAAATGGCAAACTGAAATGTTGCTTCTCCCCTACAAGAAAATGTGTGCTAAAAGACAG GTGGAAACAAAAGTTGTAGTAATAGAAGCAGAGGATGTATCCAACGCAATAACAAAAGAGGTCGCAAGATGCTCAATGAGCAAGCTCGTAATAGGTGCTTCTTCTGGAAATCCCTTTATCAG GAAATTTAAAGGTGGAAAATTGTCCTCCAGAATCTCCGGATGCATTTCAAGCTTGTGTACGGTGTATATTATTTCAAATGGCAAATTGTTATTTGTTCGTTCATCTGCATCTGGATTGGATGCCATATCATTTGCATCAGAGACAGATGAAAGCATTAAAGATGAAAGTGATTCAG AATTTACAGATACAGATGGAGAAGCAAATTTCTGTCTTCCTCATGCTCCTACACGACCAATCCAGCGAAACCTAGCCTTTTCTTCTAGAGAGCATAAGAGATCCACTTCTGCTGACACTGCTCTTACTAAAGCCAGAGTTGCTGGCACTCGTCATACTAGGTTTCTATCTTTAGGTACTGATGAGGATGCTATGAGTTACAGATCCAACATATCAGAAATGCAGTGCAGCGACATCACTATGTCTAGTTGCAAAAGCTCCCAGACAGATCAGTCATGGAATTCTGATCAATGTTCAACATCAGAAAATCCAAGGAAATCTTCAGTTTCAGGGAGCAAG GTCGATATCGATTGTGAGCTTGCAAGGCTGAGAATTGAACTCAGGCATCTTCAGGGAATGTATGAGTTTGCTCAGAATGAATCAGTTAACACTTCCCATCAG atAAATGAACTAAGTGCACGCCGCATAGAGGAAGCAGTTAAACTTGAAGAGGTAAGGACTAGAGAAAAAAAGGCTCAAGAAGTGGcccaacaagaaaagaaaagacgaGAAGCAGCAGAAAGGGAGGCTGAATACGTAAGAGAACGTGCTGAAAAAGAAGCTTTGCAGAGAAAAGATGTAGAGAAGATTATTGCTCATGAAGCTGATGAGAAGAAGAGGTTGGAAAAGGCCCTTTCATGTAATGGTGTACAATTCAGGAATTATACGTGGGAAGAGATAGAATCTGCTACCTCATCATTCTCTGATGTTTTTAAGATCGGACTTGGAGCGAATGGAACTGTTTACAAGGGTAGCCTCCATCATACGAGTGTTGCAGTGAAAATTCTTCACTCCAATGACTGTTATAGAACCAAGCAATTCAAGCGAGAG ctTGAAGTTTTGGGTAGACTTCGTCATCCTCACTTGCTGCTTCTGCTCGGTGCATGTCCTGATAGGCGTTGCCTGGTTTATGAATACATGGAAAATGGTAGCCTTGCAGACAGGTTACAATCTAAAGATGGTACAGCCCCACTTCCGTGGTTCTACCGTTACAGAATAGCTTGGGAAATTGCCTCGGCTCTTGCCTTCCTACATTACTCAAAACCAGAACCTATTATTCACCGGGATCTTAAGCCTGAAAACATCTTGCTTGATGGTAACTTTGTAAGCAAGGTTGGTGATGTAGGTCTTTCCACAATACTTCCTTCTGTGGATTATTCTGTGTATACATCGTGCAAGGACACTGCTCCTGTTGGTACATTCTTCTACATAGACCCTGAGTACCAGAGAACTGGTTTGGTCTCACCACAGTCAGATACCTATGCCTTAGGGATGGTAATCCTGGAGTTGCTAACTGCAAAATCACCCATGGGGCTGGCTCACATTGTGGAAAATGCATTGCAAGGCAGCTGCTTAATGGATGTTCTGGATTCTCGAGCAGGACAGTGGCCTCCGGAGGAGACTCAGGAGCTGGCTTTCCTTGGCCTGAGTTGTTTGGAAATGAGACGCAAGGACAGGCCTGACTTGAAGGATCAGGTTCTTCCATGGCTTGAGAGACTAAAAGATTTTGCCAACAATGCCCACGACCTGGCACGGCAAGCCACATCTATTCCTCCAAGTTATTTCATCTGTCCACTACTAAAG AGGGTGATGGATGATCCCTGCATTGCTTCTGATGGGTATACATACAACCGAAATGCGATCGAGACATGGCTCAGAACAAATGACAAGTCTCCAATGACAAATTTACCATTGCCTAATAAAGATCTGATACCTAATCAGACCCTTCTTTCTGCTATTAAGGACCGGAAGTCTAGAACTCAATGA
- the LOC103717300 gene encoding U-box domain-containing protein 52 isoform X1, translating to MEEVDELSPSVLTIAVAVNGSKNSKYALAWALEKFVPKRRVSFSLLYVRPKITLVPTPFGNYLPINDVRDDIALAYKEEIKWQTEMLLLPYKKMCAKRQVETKVVVIEAEDVSNAITKEVARCSMSKLVIGASSGNPFIRKFKGGKLSSRISGCISSLCTVYIISNGKLLFVRSSASGLDAISFASETDESIKDESDSGTVFNSVSGKSSSADSEFTDTDGEANFCLPHAPTRPIQRNLAFSSREHKRSTSADTALTKARVAGTRHTRFLSLGTDEDAMSYRSNISEMQCSDITMSSCKSSQTDQSWNSDQCSTSENPRKSSVSGSKVDIDCELARLRIELRHLQGMYEFAQNESVNTSHQINELSARRIEEAVKLEEVRTREKKAQEVAQQEKKRREAAEREAEYVRERAEKEALQRKDVEKIIAHEADEKKRLEKALSCNGVQFRNYTWEEIESATSSFSDVFKIGLGANGTVYKGSLHHTSVAVKILHSNDCYRTKQFKRELEVLGRLRHPHLLLLLGACPDRRCLVYEYMENGSLADRLQSKDGTAPLPWFYRYRIAWEIASALAFLHYSKPEPIIHRDLKPENILLDGNFVSKVGDVGLSTILPSVDYSVYTSCKDTAPVGTFFYIDPEYQRTGLVSPQSDTYALGMVILELLTAKSPMGLAHIVENALQGSCLMDVLDSRAGQWPPEETQELAFLGLSCLEMRRKDRPDLKDQVLPWLERLKDFANNAHDLARQATSIPPSYFICPLLKRVMDDPCIASDGYTYNRNAIETWLRTNDKSPMTNLPLPNKDLIPNQTLLSAIKDRKSRTQ from the exons ATGGAGGAAGTAGATGAGTTGTCTCCTTCAGTGTTAACTATTGCAGTGGCAGTCAATGGGAGTAAAAACAGCAAATATGCACTTGCATGGGCTTTGGAGAAATTTGTTCCTAAAAGGAGAGTTTCATTTAGTCTTCTATATGTCCGCCCGAAGATTACGTTGGTTCCGACACCAT TTGGAAACTATCTTCCCATTAATGATGTGCGGGATGACATTGCCCTTGCATACAAGGAAGAGATAAAATGGCAAACTGAAATGTTGCTTCTCCCCTACAAGAAAATGTGTGCTAAAAGACAG GTGGAAACAAAAGTTGTAGTAATAGAAGCAGAGGATGTATCCAACGCAATAACAAAAGAGGTCGCAAGATGCTCAATGAGCAAGCTCGTAATAGGTGCTTCTTCTGGAAATCCCTTTATCAG GAAATTTAAAGGTGGAAAATTGTCCTCCAGAATCTCCGGATGCATTTCAAGCTTGTGTACGGTGTATATTATTTCAAATGGCAAATTGTTATTTGTTCGTTCATCTGCATCTGGATTGGATGCCATATCATTTGCATCAGAGACAGATGAAAGCATTAAAGATGAAAGTGATTCAGGTACTGTTTTTAACAGTGTTTCAGGCAAGTCTTCCAGTGCAGATTCAG AATTTACAGATACAGATGGAGAAGCAAATTTCTGTCTTCCTCATGCTCCTACACGACCAATCCAGCGAAACCTAGCCTTTTCTTCTAGAGAGCATAAGAGATCCACTTCTGCTGACACTGCTCTTACTAAAGCCAGAGTTGCTGGCACTCGTCATACTAGGTTTCTATCTTTAGGTACTGATGAGGATGCTATGAGTTACAGATCCAACATATCAGAAATGCAGTGCAGCGACATCACTATGTCTAGTTGCAAAAGCTCCCAGACAGATCAGTCATGGAATTCTGATCAATGTTCAACATCAGAAAATCCAAGGAAATCTTCAGTTTCAGGGAGCAAG GTCGATATCGATTGTGAGCTTGCAAGGCTGAGAATTGAACTCAGGCATCTTCAGGGAATGTATGAGTTTGCTCAGAATGAATCAGTTAACACTTCCCATCAG atAAATGAACTAAGTGCACGCCGCATAGAGGAAGCAGTTAAACTTGAAGAGGTAAGGACTAGAGAAAAAAAGGCTCAAGAAGTGGcccaacaagaaaagaaaagacgaGAAGCAGCAGAAAGGGAGGCTGAATACGTAAGAGAACGTGCTGAAAAAGAAGCTTTGCAGAGAAAAGATGTAGAGAAGATTATTGCTCATGAAGCTGATGAGAAGAAGAGGTTGGAAAAGGCCCTTTCATGTAATGGTGTACAATTCAGGAATTATACGTGGGAAGAGATAGAATCTGCTACCTCATCATTCTCTGATGTTTTTAAGATCGGACTTGGAGCGAATGGAACTGTTTACAAGGGTAGCCTCCATCATACGAGTGTTGCAGTGAAAATTCTTCACTCCAATGACTGTTATAGAACCAAGCAATTCAAGCGAGAG ctTGAAGTTTTGGGTAGACTTCGTCATCCTCACTTGCTGCTTCTGCTCGGTGCATGTCCTGATAGGCGTTGCCTGGTTTATGAATACATGGAAAATGGTAGCCTTGCAGACAGGTTACAATCTAAAGATGGTACAGCCCCACTTCCGTGGTTCTACCGTTACAGAATAGCTTGGGAAATTGCCTCGGCTCTTGCCTTCCTACATTACTCAAAACCAGAACCTATTATTCACCGGGATCTTAAGCCTGAAAACATCTTGCTTGATGGTAACTTTGTAAGCAAGGTTGGTGATGTAGGTCTTTCCACAATACTTCCTTCTGTGGATTATTCTGTGTATACATCGTGCAAGGACACTGCTCCTGTTGGTACATTCTTCTACATAGACCCTGAGTACCAGAGAACTGGTTTGGTCTCACCACAGTCAGATACCTATGCCTTAGGGATGGTAATCCTGGAGTTGCTAACTGCAAAATCACCCATGGGGCTGGCTCACATTGTGGAAAATGCATTGCAAGGCAGCTGCTTAATGGATGTTCTGGATTCTCGAGCAGGACAGTGGCCTCCGGAGGAGACTCAGGAGCTGGCTTTCCTTGGCCTGAGTTGTTTGGAAATGAGACGCAAGGACAGGCCTGACTTGAAGGATCAGGTTCTTCCATGGCTTGAGAGACTAAAAGATTTTGCCAACAATGCCCACGACCTGGCACGGCAAGCCACATCTATTCCTCCAAGTTATTTCATCTGTCCACTACTAAAG AGGGTGATGGATGATCCCTGCATTGCTTCTGATGGGTATACATACAACCGAAATGCGATCGAGACATGGCTCAGAACAAATGACAAGTCTCCAATGACAAATTTACCATTGCCTAATAAAGATCTGATACCTAATCAGACCCTTCTTTCTGCTATTAAGGACCGGAAGTCTAGAACTCAATGA
- the LOC103717286 gene encoding homeobox-leucine zipper protein HAT4 — protein sequence MMVEKEDLGLSLSLSSSETRFALQLNLMPPPPPSSSPAPPQPPPFLKSQWSDLLASSERRTNGPLLRGIDVNRAPAAERESEEEAGASSPNSTVSSVSGKRGGAEEHEAERACSRGVSDEEDGDGSRKKLRLSKDQSAILEESFKEHNTLNPKQKLALAKQLNLRPRQVEVWFQNRRARTKLKQTEVDCEFLKRCCENLTEENRRLQKEVQELRALKLSPQFYMHMTPPTTLTMCPSCERVSNSTNTATVSTPSTGPPQPDHHPLLLHHHHRPIPIAPAAAAPVAAPTPWSPMPLRPSFLDAAPQRS from the exons ATGATGGTGGAAAAGGAGGATCTGGGGCTCAGCCTCAGCCTGAGCTCGTCGGAGACTCGGTTTGCTCTCCAGCTCAATCTCATGCcgcctcctccgccttcctcctCCCCTGCGCCGCCGCAGCCGCCGCCGTTCCTGAAGTCCCAATGGAGCGACCTCCTCGCCTCTTCGG AGAGGAGAACGAACGGGCCGCTGCTGAGGGGGATCGACGTGAACCGGGCGCCGGCGGCGGAGCGGGAGAGCGAGGAGGAGGCGGGGGCGTCGTCGCCCAACAGCACCGTTTCTAGCGTCAGCGGGAAGCGCGGCGGCGCGGAGGAGCACGAGGCGGAGCGCGCGTGCTCCCGGGGGGTCTCCGACGAGGAGGACGGCGACGGCTCCCGCAAGAAACTCCGCCTCTCCAAGGACCAGTCCGCCATCCTCGAAGAGAGCTTCAAAGAACACAACACCCTCAACCCT AAGCAGAAGCTGGCGCTGGCCAAGCAGCTCAACCTGAGACCGAGACAGGTGGAAGTGTGGTTCCAGAACCGAAGAGCGAG GACGAAGCTGAAGCAGACGGAGGTGGACTGCGAGTTCCTCAAGAGGTGCTGCGAGAATCTCACAGAAGAAAACAGGAGGCTCCAGAAGGAAGTCCAGGAGCTGAGAGCTTTGAAGCTATCGCCCCAGTTCTACATGCACATGACCCCTCCCACCACCCTCACCATGTGTCCTTCCTGCGAGCGTGTCTCCAACTCCACCAATACCGCCACCGTTTCCACACCGTCCACGGGGCCGCCGCAGCCCGATCaccatcctctcctcctccaccaccaccaccgtcCGATTCCCATCGCCcctgccgccgccgcccccgtcGCCGCACCGACTCCCTGGTCCCCGATGCCGCTTCGCCCCTCCTTTCTCGATGCCGCGCCACAGCGTAGTTAA
- the LOC120104609 gene encoding hexose carrier protein HEX6-like, with product MENGIYMQFFQNISQYLCRDNTANDCTLSVWFSFSSLCLRPDSGCITIIIVGCSTVLIRDGPTKLIDVGIGRIVEWMGLVEVPCHGCRSYFLLHARCPHGLTKIDKNFHGTVETIRGTPDILAELNDIMAAASTLITFSQSLRKMIQRKYWPQLIMAATIPFFQQVAGFSIATIYTASLIQNIGFGENSLLMSALVIRLTGNISALALMTVVDRIGRRVKFMVGGIQMLISLVMVGKALATQLGSDDEISRSALCIHVHLGLLLFCAYLMTFGWSWGPLGWLVRHEIFPLAVK from the coding sequence ATGGAAAATGGGATTTACATgcaattttttcaaaatatttcccAGTATCTGTGCCGAGATAACACTGCCAATGATTGTACTCTATCTGTTTGGTTCTCGTTTTCTAGTTTGTGCCTCAGACCTGATAGTGGTTGCATCACCATTATTATTGTAGGCTGCTCCACTGTACTTATTAGAGATGGCCCCACCAAACTCATTGACGTCGGCATTGGAAGAATTGTGGAATGGATGGGTTTAGTGGAGGTCCCTTGCCATGGCTGCCGCTCCTACTTTCTCCTTCATGCTCGGTGCCCACATGGTCTCACCAAAATTGACAAAAACTTCCATGGCACTGTCGAAACGATTCGAGGCACCCCTGATATCCTCGCAGAACTTAATGATATAATGGCTGCCGCCAGCACTCTTATAACCTTCAGCCAATCCTTAAGAAAGATGATTCAACGTAAATATTGGCCTCAACTGATAATGGCTGCAACAATCCCATTCTTCCAGCAAGTCGCAGGATTCAGCATTGCAACCATCTACACTGCAAGCTTGATTCAAAACATCGGTTTTGGTGAGAATTCATTACTTATGTCAGCATTGGTAATAAGGTTAACAGGCAACATCTCTGCTCTTGCTTTGATGACTGTCGTTGATAGAATTGGCCGACGGGTAAAGTTCATGGTGGGCGGCATCCAGATGCTCATCTCGTTGGTGATGGTTGGCAAAGCATTGGCGACACAACTCGGCAGCGATGATGAGATTAGCAGGAGCGCGCTATGCATACATGTACACTTGGGTTTGCTTTTGTTTTGTGCTTATCTTATGACCTTCGGATGGTCTTGGGGGCCTCTAGGATGGTTGGTTCGACATGAGATTTTCCCACTAGCGGTCAAATGA
- the LOC120104397 gene encoding hexose carrier protein HEX6-like yields MAPPSSRGAINHGFQLGFGMGIFAANIIYSGTQRRGEAWGSWIPFAVAIPPAFFLMLGALLIPETPISLIQRDKNFHDTVETLQKIRGTPDVLAELNDIMAAGSTPITFSQSLRTMIRRNYWPQLIMAAAIPFFQQVTGFSIVAIYTTSLVRNVGFRENSLLMSATLIGFTSSISTIVLMTVVDRIGRRVMFTVGGIQMLVSLVTVIGSAMAAPLGRSCSYLVLLLFCIYLMGFGWSWGPLGWLVPSEVFQLEIRSAAQSIAAAAWFLFALVIAETFPTTFCHLKVAMLFFFAICIVAMTVFVYLFLPETGGIPLARMDRVWREHWFWKKIVEVEAE; encoded by the coding sequence ATGGCTCCACCAAGTTCTCGAGGAGCCATCAACCATGGTTTTCAACTCGGTTTCGGCATGGGTATTTTTGCAGCCAATATTATCTACTCTGGCActcaaagaagaggagaagcttGGGGTTCGTGGATCCCTTTCGCAGTTGCTATCCCTCCAGCTTTCTTTCTCATGCTTGGTGCTCTTCTGATCCCTGAGACACCAATTAGTCTTATCCAACGAGATAAAAACTTCCATGACACTGTGGAGACCCTCCAGAAGATTCGGGGCACCCCGGATGTCCTCGCAGAGCTTAATGATATAATGGCTGCCGGCAGCACTCCTATAACCTTCAGCCAATCCTTAAGAACGATGATTCGACGTAACTATTGGCCTCAGCTGATAATGGCTGCAGCAATCCCATTCTTCCAGCAAGTCACGGGATTCAGCATTGTAGCCATCTACACCACGAGCTTGGTTCGAAACGTCGGTTTCCGTGAGAATTCGTTACTTATGTCAGCAACGCTAATAGGGTTCACAAGCAGCATCTCCACCATTGTTTTGATGACTGTGGTTGATCGAATCGGCCGACGGGTGATGTTTACGGTGGGAGGCATCCAGATGCTCGTCTCGTTGGTGACGGTAATCGGCAGTGCAATGGCGGCACCACTCGGCAGGAGCTGTTCATACTTGGTTTTGCTTTTGTTCTGTATTTATCTTATGGGCTTTGGATGGTCCTGGGGGCCTCTGGGATGGTTGGTTCCAAGCGAGGTCTTCCAACTGGAGATCAGATCGGCGGCGCAGAGCATTGCAGCGGCGGCATGGTTTTTGTTTGCATTGGTCATAGCCGAGACCTTTCCAACGACGTTTTGCCACCTCAAGGTTGCCATGCTCTTCTTCTTTGCGATTTGCATTGTGGCGATGACTGTATTCGTTTATTTGTTCTTGCCCGAGACAGGAGGAATACCTTTGGCGCGCATGGATCGAGTGTGGAGGGAGCACtggttttggaaaaaaattgttGAGGTTGAAGCAGAATAG
- the LOC120104611 gene encoding sugar transport protein MST1-like: protein MALCFRIRPLETSRYNSRITFLLITSCTVASLGGFLFGYSIGISGGMATKEADLRELSPWMQLRVEEKSKHSSDYCRSGSHRARAYTASLYVAGTLGALVAAWFTHAFGRRQAMVAAGALAFAGSILAATGPTASTLVVGRLLLWFGVGVANQVISLICTWQ from the exons ATGGCACTCTGCTTTCGCATCAGGCCCCTCGAAACCAGCCGGTACAACAGCAGAATCACATTCTTGCTCATCACAAGTTGCACGGTAGCCTCGTTAGGAGGTTTTCTCTTTGGCTACAGCATCGGGATCTCAG GTGGAATGGCCACCAAAGAGGCAGATCTTAGGGAGTTGTCTCCGTGGATGCAGCTGAGGGTCGAGGAGAAATCGAAGCACAGCAGCGACTACTGCCGGTCGGGCAGCCACCGGGCGAGGGCTTACACGGCCTCACTGTACGTGGCGGGGACGCTGGGCGCGTTGGTGGCCGCGTGGTTCACGCATGCATTCGGTCGACGGCAGGCCATGGTCGCCGCCGGGGCCTTGGCCTTTGCTGGTTCAATCCTCGCCGCGACGGGGCCCACCGCGTCGACGCTCGTCGTGGGTCGCCTTCTGCTCTGGTTCGGGGTCGGCGTCGCCAACCAGGTGATCTCTCTCATCTGCACGTGGCAGTAG